In Dermochelys coriacea isolate rDerCor1 chromosome 10, rDerCor1.pri.v4, whole genome shotgun sequence, one DNA window encodes the following:
- the DUOXA2 gene encoding dual oxidase maturation factor 2, which yields MTLFDGVYPFYPQPRKAFAFDVSSIIVIAVFLSLALSFLLILPGIRGRERLYWLLRVILSLFIGAVIVAVQFTGDWETGQVTANTSYKSFSRTMVNADVGLHIGLGGVNVTLVGKPVNQINETINYNEHFAWRFGENYDQIYNEGLVKGLPSPILYVAEKFTRQSPCGVYSQYRISGHYASATLWVAFCAWLIANMLFSMPVPVYGGYMILVTGAFMIFSLLSFSTVRNSPMCAIQFGPASLQTVYGASFWLMLATSLLCFLIGVVVVVLHYFRPKALKAFFDLNEDKEEGNMMLGEAYGNPHFWPSKKDPHDNYALTIKAV from the exons ATGACTCTCTTCGACGGCGTCTACCCCTTCTACCCTCAGCCCAGGAAAGCCTTCGCCTTCGATGTCAGCTCCATCATCGTCATCGCCGTCTTCCTGTCGCTGGCGCTCAGCTTCCTGCTCATCCTGCCGGGGATCCGCGGCCGAGAG AGGCTGTATTGGCTACTTCGGGTTATCCTGAGCCTTTTCATCGGGGCAGTGATTGTTG ctgtgCAGTTCACCGGGGACTGGGAAACTGGCCAGGTGACAGCAAACACCTCCTACAAATCCTTCAGCCGCACCATGGTGAATGCAGACGTTGGTCTGCACATCGGCTTGGGGGGAGTCAACGTCACGCTAGTAG GGAAGCCAGTGAATCAGATCAATGAAACCATCAACTACAACGAGCACTTTGCCTGGCGCTTTGGAGAAAACTACGACCAAATCTACAATGAGGGCCTGGTGAAGGGGCTGCCCAGCCCCATCCTATACGTGGCAGAGAAGTTCACCCGGCAGAGCCCCTGTGGTGTGTACAGCCAGTACAGGATCTCCGGCCATTACGCATCAGCAACTCTCTG GGTGGCATTTTGTGCTTGGCTCATTGCCAACATGCTCTTTTCCATGCCAGTCCCAGTCTATGGGGGCTACATGATCCTGGTCACTGGGGCCTTCATGATCTTCTCGCTGCTCTCCTTCTCCACGGTCAGGAACTCCCCCATGTGCGCCATCCAGTTCGGTCCAGCCTCCTTGCAGACTGTCTACGGGGCGTCCTTCTGGCTCATGCTTGCAACAA GCTTGCTGTGTTTCCTGATTGGGGTGGTAGTGGTTGTGCTGCACTACTTCCGACCTAAGGCACTGAAAGCCTTCTTTGATCTGAATGAGGACAAAGAGGAAGGGAACATGATGCTGGGGGAAGCGTATGGCAACCCCCACTTCTGGCCAAGCAAAAAGGATCCTCATGACAACTATGCACTGACCATCAAGGCGGTCTAG